The following proteins are co-located in the Planococcus plakortidis genome:
- a CDS encoding amidohydrolase, producing the protein MKVLIYGGQIYTMETEGETVEAVLVSDDRIEKTGAYEELRHLADKEIDLAGRTMYPGLVDSHLHLIQHGEKLMRVDLSKIESSEDMKQQLIRSTEGHTGDEWFIGEGWNENNFPDRKIFHRSELDAICESPMMLKRVCRHAVLANSRALELAGITKETEDPEGGVIVRDTNGEPTGYLLDAAQELVAGVVPEVSVEYLTKALKTSVDDLLKLGLTGGHTEDMGYYGHYSRPLQAFRNVIGKETKFRAHLLRAHVAFEEMMENAEYLEPFIDPGPMKLFADGSIGGRTALLSRPYTDDPSTSGVAIHSDEELKRLVSVARKHGEAVAIHVIGDFAMEKALDAIEAHPTPEGKRDRLIHAMVLREDLLERLKRLDVALDLQPSFVPSDFPWVVERLGDDRLALSYAWKTLLDEGIICAGGSDAPIEEVDPRQGLFAAVARRNPEDTHAGYLPEQKLSRFEAIRLYTYGSAQAICMEHRRGLIKEGFDADFTVFDRDLFNGPEEQLLEAEVEMTVVAGEVMYEKNGVEV; encoded by the coding sequence ATGAAGGTGCTTATTTACGGGGGACAGATTTATACGATGGAAACAGAAGGCGAGACCGTAGAAGCGGTGCTGGTCTCTGATGACCGCATAGAAAAAACTGGGGCTTACGAAGAATTGCGTCATTTAGCCGATAAGGAAATCGATCTGGCCGGCCGCACCATGTACCCAGGGCTGGTCGATAGCCACCTGCATCTGATCCAGCACGGAGAGAAACTGATGCGCGTCGATTTGTCGAAAATCGAGAGCTCGGAAGACATGAAACAGCAATTGATCCGTTCGACCGAAGGCCATACGGGCGATGAATGGTTTATCGGTGAAGGATGGAATGAGAACAATTTCCCGGACCGGAAGATATTCCACCGCAGCGAACTTGATGCCATCTGCGAGTCGCCGATGATGCTGAAACGTGTATGCCGACACGCAGTGCTTGCCAATTCGCGCGCGCTCGAACTGGCTGGCATCACGAAAGAAACCGAAGATCCAGAAGGCGGTGTCATTGTGCGCGATACGAATGGGGAACCGACGGGCTATTTGCTGGACGCTGCACAGGAACTCGTCGCCGGAGTCGTTCCGGAAGTGAGCGTCGAGTACTTGACCAAAGCGTTAAAAACTTCAGTCGATGATTTACTCAAGCTCGGTTTGACGGGCGGCCATACGGAAGATATGGGGTATTACGGCCATTACTCACGGCCGCTGCAAGCGTTCCGAAACGTGATCGGCAAGGAAACGAAGTTCCGTGCCCATTTGCTGCGGGCACACGTGGCTTTTGAGGAAATGATGGAAAACGCCGAGTATTTGGAACCGTTTATCGATCCGGGCCCGATGAAATTGTTTGCAGATGGGTCGATCGGCGGCAGAACGGCTTTGCTCAGCCGCCCTTATACAGACGACCCATCGACTAGCGGCGTCGCGATCCATTCCGATGAAGAATTAAAGCGCCTGGTATCGGTTGCGAGAAAGCACGGCGAAGCGGTCGCTATCCATGTCATCGGCGATTTCGCCATGGAAAAAGCGCTCGATGCCATCGAAGCGCATCCGACGCCTGAAGGCAAACGGGACCGGCTCATCCATGCGATGGTCCTGAGAGAAGATTTGCTTGAACGCCTGAAACGGCTTGACGTGGCACTTGACCTGCAGCCGAGTTTCGTGCCTTCGGATTTTCCATGGGTAGTGGAACGGCTCGGCGACGACCGGCTCGCGTTGTCGTATGCCTGGAAGACCTTATTGGATGAGGGCATTATCTGCGCTGGCGGATCCGATGCGCCGATCGAGGAAGTCGACCCGCGCCAAGGCTTGTTTGCGGCTGTTGCACGCAGAAATCCTGAAGATACACATGCAGGGTATTTGCCTGAACAAAAACTTAGCCGTTTCGAAGCGATCCGCCTGTATACCTATGGCAGTGCGCAAGCCATTTGCATGGAGCATCGCCGCGGTTTGATCAAAGAAGGGTTCGATGCGGATTTCACCGTGTTCGATCGTGATTTATTCAATGGGCCTGAGGAGCAATTGCTTGAAGCCGAAGTGGAAATGACCGTTGTCGCAGGCGAAGTCATGTACGAGAAAAATGGGGTGGAGGTATAA
- a CDS encoding sulfurtransferase produces the protein MTVFIETIDTENYRWIDARFDLKDSGWGSGSFAAEHVEGATHWDLENDLSDMASKGGRHPMPTKDQLTRLFQAAGLELADSIVVYDQGGSPYAARAWWLLKYAGFEHAYISRVGFDELKRQGIATTTESASYPVSSVMPAFHDELLATRSDVQQIVDGKELGVLIDARSPERYAGINEPIDAVAGRIPGARNYDWSQLVSNKAFRTDEEFSSLLQPKEPAVVYCGSGVTAAALYAVLAEKQHENLKLYVGSYSDWISDEDSVVEFDRDDHPEAADDRTKAVLARLIEEGYTGEMLMKKFEYEKSLLEDEK, from the coding sequence ATGACTGTTTTTATTGAAACGATAGATACAGAAAATTACCGTTGGATCGATGCGCGTTTTGACTTGAAGGATTCCGGATGGGGAAGTGGAAGCTTTGCCGCGGAACATGTGGAAGGAGCAACCCACTGGGATTTGGAGAACGATCTATCCGACATGGCATCCAAAGGCGGGCGCCATCCGATGCCAACTAAAGATCAGTTGACGCGATTATTCCAAGCAGCCGGTTTGGAATTGGCCGATTCGATCGTCGTCTACGACCAAGGCGGTTCTCCTTACGCAGCGCGGGCATGGTGGCTGCTCAAGTATGCCGGATTCGAACATGCCTATATCAGCCGCGTCGGCTTTGACGAGTTGAAACGGCAGGGCATTGCGACGACGACAGAATCGGCATCCTACCCGGTTTCATCGGTGATGCCAGCTTTCCATGACGAGCTGCTCGCAACGCGCAGCGATGTCCAGCAAATCGTCGACGGCAAAGAATTGGGCGTCTTGATCGACGCCCGTTCCCCTGAACGCTATGCCGGCATCAATGAACCGATTGACGCTGTCGCCGGTCGGATCCCAGGCGCGCGCAATTACGATTGGTCCCAATTGGTGTCGAATAAAGCATTCCGGACCGACGAAGAATTCAGCAGCCTATTGCAACCGAAAGAGCCGGCTGTTGTGTATTGCGGCAGCGGCGTCACAGCGGCTGCGCTGTACGCCGTGCTTGCCGAAAAACAGCATGAAAACCTGAAGCTCTATGTCGGAAGCTATTCCGACTGGATTTCCGATGAGGACAGCGTAGTGGAATTCGACCGTGATGATCATCCGGAAGCGGCCGATGACCGGACGAAAGCGGTATTGGCGAGGTTGATCGAAGAAGGCTATACCGGCGAGATGCTGATGAAGAAATTCGAGTACGAAAAATCATTGTTGGAAGATGAAAAATAA
- a CDS encoding S66 family peptidase, with translation MIRYPDRALRTIGVTAPSSGVPEELHHLLEGAIAQLERQGFAVKATPNAWSQKEAKSSPAAVRARELISIWRDSQIDAIIPPWGGELLLEVLEYLDFQKFTPKWLLGYSDVSLLALAITLNTGIATAHGTNIVDLRGSETDATTARWVDVLSSTKASVIKQVSSERYQKNWSHDKPAAGVFNLTEPTEWKTVSGQAERLEGRLLGGCIDVIRHLIGTPYGNVDAFRKKFISGEPVVWFLENCEMNTPDLKRSLLQMKYAGWFDNCSGIVFGRSEANDAVQGYSAEMVYEELAEQLKIPIVYDADIGHQPPQVILVNGAHAIFHVDDGKGRVVQEFR, from the coding sequence ATGATCCGCTATCCCGATCGAGCGTTAAGAACCATCGGCGTCACGGCACCTTCTTCAGGGGTGCCTGAAGAACTCCATCATTTGCTGGAAGGGGCGATTGCCCAATTGGAGCGGCAAGGCTTTGCTGTCAAAGCCACACCGAACGCCTGGAGCCAAAAGGAAGCCAAATCGTCGCCTGCAGCTGTCCGTGCGAGAGAACTGATCAGCATTTGGCGTGATTCCCAAATCGACGCCATCATCCCGCCATGGGGTGGGGAGCTATTATTGGAAGTTTTGGAGTATCTTGATTTCCAGAAGTTCACGCCGAAATGGCTTCTCGGGTATTCGGATGTCAGCTTGCTGGCCTTGGCGATTACGTTAAATACCGGGATCGCGACAGCACACGGCACCAATATTGTCGACTTGCGCGGCAGTGAAACCGATGCGACCACAGCTCGCTGGGTGGATGTGTTGTCTTCGACGAAAGCCTCAGTCATTAAACAAGTCTCTTCTGAGCGATACCAAAAAAATTGGAGCCATGACAAGCCGGCTGCTGGCGTTTTCAATTTGACCGAGCCGACCGAATGGAAAACCGTATCGGGACAAGCCGAACGACTGGAAGGCCGTCTTCTCGGCGGATGCATCGACGTGATCCGCCACCTCATTGGTACACCATATGGTAACGTGGATGCTTTCCGGAAGAAATTCATTTCAGGGGAGCCGGTCGTGTGGTTTTTGGAAAACTGCGAAATGAACACACCGGATTTGAAGCGCAGTTTGCTGCAGATGAAGTATGCAGGCTGGTTCGATAATTGTTCTGGAATTGTCTTTGGCAGAAGCGAAGCGAATGATGCCGTACAAGGCTATAGCGCGGAGATGGTGTACGAGGAACTTGCAGAGCAATTAAAAATCCCCATCGTTTATGATGCCGATATCGGCCATCAACCGCCGCAAGTGATTCTTGTCAACGGGGCGCATGCGATTTTCCACGTTGACGATGGAAAAGGGCGTGTCGTCCAGGAATTCCGCTAA
- a CDS encoding SDR family NAD(P)-dependent oxidoreductase encodes METFIITGASKGIGLALSKQLAESGHQVIGIARTEPEEWAGGLFITHDLTNIAGISHVMSKAAKEISAEAEAVTLVNNAGTVEPIGFAAANDGQDIEKSITLNLTAPMALSSAFLGGTESIKTRRIVNISSGAGRKQIKGWSAYCAGKAGLDHYTTCLDAEYENLKAVSVAPGIIDTGMQEKIRESGEEDFPQIEHFRDYKRSGKLSTPEDTASGLIQLMQRPDFNELPVLLDLRELPK; translated from the coding sequence ATGGAAACCTTTATCATTACCGGTGCATCCAAAGGCATCGGCCTTGCTCTCAGCAAGCAATTGGCAGAATCGGGCCATCAAGTCATCGGCATCGCCCGCACGGAACCTGAAGAATGGGCGGGCGGGCTCTTCATCACCCATGATTTGACCAATATCGCAGGGATTTCACATGTCATGTCGAAAGCGGCAAAAGAAATTTCAGCGGAAGCCGAAGCGGTTACTTTGGTCAATAATGCCGGGACGGTCGAACCAATCGGCTTTGCCGCCGCGAACGACGGACAGGACATCGAGAAGAGCATCACTTTGAACTTGACGGCGCCAATGGCTTTGTCTTCCGCTTTCTTGGGCGGGACAGAGTCCATAAAGACGCGCCGCATCGTTAATATTTCATCAGGTGCCGGTAGAAAACAAATCAAAGGCTGGAGCGCCTATTGCGCCGGCAAGGCGGGTCTCGACCATTACACGACCTGTCTGGATGCGGAATACGAAAACCTTAAAGCGGTTTCAGTCGCACCGGGCATCATCGATACCGGCATGCAAGAAAAAATACGGGAAAGCGGGGAAGAGGATTTCCCTCAGATCGAGCATTTCCGTGATTATAAGCGCAGCGGCAAACTGAGCACCCCGGAAGACACAGCATCAGGCTTGATCCAGTTGATGCAACGCCCTGATTTCAATGAACTGCCGGTATTGCTTGATTTGAGGGAGCTGCCGAAATGA
- a CDS encoding hemolysin family protein gives MGDELDSIFYLYITTASILLFFTAFFVGAEFSIIRVRLSRIEQALSEGRKNAVWMEKISNNLDYYLSVSRFGIAVTAIGLGWLSKNIAELPSVQAVADRAESNAAGPIAYISVLVLVFFIRAIIGELAPKALAAQYAERAAFRLAPALSLAGSLFAPVLWLLNASARLLLRPLGIRTLQPAYGHSEEDLKHLMHESYQSGEINHNELAYMQNIFSFDERLAKDIMLPRTQMITISIEMDHDELMEIIEEHQYTRYPITEDGDKDAIIGFINIKELLTSYTTAGDLSKSLTVHDLPFVHDQAPIQDVLLRMQSQHVHMAIVVDEYGGTAGVITMEDILEEIVGEIRDEFDHDETDDIKRLDHHNFLVNGRVLLSELEARFPIEFEESEDIDTIGGWVQMMDTDIAEGGVIDLSDFRFIVREMENHQIITVQLNKKNKS, from the coding sequence ATGGGGGACGAATTGGACAGTATATTTTATCTTTATATCACAACCGCAAGCATTCTTTTATTTTTCACCGCTTTTTTTGTAGGGGCGGAATTCTCCATCATCCGGGTGCGTTTGTCGCGCATCGAGCAAGCCTTGTCGGAAGGGCGCAAAAATGCCGTTTGGATGGAAAAAATCAGCAATAATCTCGATTATTATCTGTCCGTTTCACGCTTTGGCATCGCAGTGACGGCAATCGGCCTTGGCTGGCTGTCAAAAAACATTGCCGAGCTGCCTTCTGTACAGGCAGTGGCGGACAGGGCCGAATCGAATGCGGCAGGACCGATCGCTTATATTTCCGTGCTCGTCCTGGTATTTTTCATCCGCGCCATCATCGGTGAGCTGGCGCCGAAAGCCTTGGCTGCCCAGTACGCAGAACGCGCGGCGTTTCGCCTCGCTCCTGCGCTGAGTCTCGCCGGCAGTCTATTCGCACCCGTATTATGGCTCCTCAATGCTTCGGCACGGCTGTTGTTGCGCCCGCTCGGCATCCGGACTTTGCAGCCGGCCTATGGGCATTCCGAAGAAGACTTAAAGCATTTGATGCACGAGAGCTACCAGAGCGGCGAGATCAACCACAACGAGTTGGCGTATATGCAAAACATCTTCTCGTTTGATGAACGCTTGGCCAAAGACATCATGTTGCCGAGAACGCAGATGATCACCATCTCTATTGAAATGGATCATGATGAATTAATGGAAATCATTGAAGAGCATCAATATACGCGTTATCCGATAACTGAAGACGGCGATAAGGATGCCATCATCGGCTTTATCAACATCAAGGAATTATTGACGAGCTATACGACTGCAGGGGATCTCTCAAAAAGTTTGACGGTCCATGATTTACCGTTTGTCCATGACCAGGCACCGATCCAGGATGTCCTGCTGCGTATGCAAAGCCAGCACGTCCATATGGCGATCGTTGTCGACGAATACGGCGGGACAGCCGGCGTCATCACCATGGAAGACATCCTTGAGGAAATTGTCGGCGAGATTCGCGATGAATTCGACCATGATGAAACCGATGATATCAAACGTTTGGACCATCATAATTTCCTCGTTAACGGCCGGGTGCTGCTGTCAGAACTCGAAGCCCGCTTCCCGATTGAATTCGAGGAAAGTGAAGACATCGATACCATCGGCGGCTGGGTCCAGATGATGGACACGGATATCGCGGAAGGCGGCGTCATCGACTTAAGTGATTTCCGCTTTATCGTGCGTGAGATGGAAAACCACCAAATCATCACTGTCCAATTGAACAAGAAGAATAAATCATAA
- a CDS encoding SDR family oxidoreductase, with translation MKTLVIGANGKIGQHLVRLLAKHPEHTVKAMIRKPEQRPFFEELKAETVVASLEGSVEELQKAMTDCDAVVFTAGSGASTGADKTMTVDLDGAAKAVEAAELAGIDRFIMVSAIHADDRSHWTKEMTPYYIAKHHADRILQSSSLAYTIVRPGLLTDDPATGQIAAAGKLDSGSIPREDVAAVIVACLESTDLTDKVFELTAGASQIEDALKQI, from the coding sequence ATGAAGACACTCGTAATTGGAGCAAACGGCAAGATTGGACAGCATTTGGTGCGCCTGCTTGCGAAACATCCAGAGCACACAGTGAAAGCGATGATCCGCAAACCAGAGCAACGACCGTTTTTTGAAGAGTTAAAAGCGGAAACTGTCGTGGCAAGCCTCGAAGGAAGCGTGGAAGAACTGCAAAAAGCGATGACTGACTGCGATGCAGTAGTCTTCACAGCTGGCAGCGGCGCTTCAACCGGTGCAGACAAAACGATGACTGTCGATTTGGACGGCGCGGCAAAAGCGGTAGAAGCGGCAGAACTAGCCGGCATCGATCGCTTCATCATGGTCAGCGCCATCCATGCCGATGACCGCTCCCATTGGACCAAGGAAATGACGCCGTACTATATCGCCAAACACCACGCTGATCGCATCTTGCAATCGAGCAGCTTGGCGTATACGATTGTCCGGCCCGGCTTATTGACAGACGATCCGGCAACAGGGCAAATTGCTGCAGCCGGGAAACTCGATTCCGGCAGCATTCCGAGAGAAGACGTCGCAGCTGTCATCGTCGCGTGCCTTGAATCCACGGATCTTACAGACAAAGTATTCGAGCTGACCGCAGGCGCCAGCCAAATCGAAGACGCCTTAAAACAAATTTAA
- a CDS encoding GNAT family N-acetyltransferase: protein MDYRRLTQDDAEQYRELRLTALQTDADAFSTDFNEANQRPVSATAKNLSNPSAVTFGAYDEGRLLSMMTLLRLSGKKTSHRAEVLAVYAAEETRGTGVASKLFDHLLAFASEWDGLEQLELAVNSANPRAIRFYERSGFQPIGITPNAQKAEGRYIDELLMVLKL, encoded by the coding sequence ATGGACTATCGCCGATTAACGCAAGATGATGCCGAACAGTACCGAGAACTTCGCTTGACGGCATTGCAGACAGATGCCGATGCGTTTTCGACTGATTTCAATGAAGCAAACCAAAGGCCGGTGAGTGCGACGGCTAAAAATCTCAGCAATCCTTCAGCCGTGACATTCGGTGCGTACGACGAAGGCCGTTTGCTCTCCATGATGACGCTGCTCAGATTATCTGGGAAAAAGACCAGCCACAGAGCCGAAGTACTCGCTGTCTATGCAGCGGAAGAAACAAGAGGAACAGGAGTCGCGTCAAAGCTATTTGACCATTTGCTGGCGTTTGCAAGTGAATGGGATGGGCTCGAGCAGCTCGAACTAGCCGTCAATTCAGCAAACCCACGCGCAATCCGTTTTTACGAACGATCCGGCTTTCAGCCCATCGGCATCACGCCGAATGCCCAAAAGGCGGAGGGCCGTTATATCGATGAATTGTTGATGGTGCTGAAGCTGTAG
- a CDS encoding PQQ-dependent sugar dehydrogenase, with translation MKKWLFPGILAAALAGCSNGPANPDEATAPADVIATDLEAPWSINKQGNAFYISERPGTVAYIDAEGKLERQDVNFSSPLSSASEAGFLGFVLKPDFDDSQEAYGYYVYEDNGNSYNKIAEFRLDGGSWSETAVLLSGIPTGNVHHGGRLEFSEDGTLYATIGDASEPDLAQDPASVNGKILRLNEFNEFEIYSLGHRNPQGLAWDGETMYAAEHGQSANDEINIIEQDANYGWPDIEGEETADGLEAPLATSGADDTWAPSGIDFHDGVLYIAALRGTAIKVLDPESAEITDSIEGYGRIRDVHSDGDDLYFITNNTDGRGTPTEGDDKLYILNEQ, from the coding sequence TTGAAAAAATGGCTTTTTCCCGGGATTCTTGCAGCAGCTCTTGCCGGATGCAGCAATGGGCCGGCGAATCCCGATGAAGCGACCGCACCTGCAGATGTAATCGCGACAGACCTTGAAGCCCCTTGGTCAATCAACAAACAAGGAAACGCTTTCTATATATCAGAACGCCCAGGCACAGTCGCTTATATCGATGCCGAAGGAAAGTTGGAGCGCCAGGATGTCAATTTCTCTTCGCCTTTGTCTTCGGCTTCTGAAGCAGGGTTTCTCGGATTCGTGCTGAAGCCGGATTTCGATGACTCACAGGAAGCTTACGGCTATTATGTTTATGAAGACAATGGCAATTCCTATAATAAAATTGCGGAATTCCGTTTAGACGGCGGAAGCTGGTCGGAAACGGCCGTTCTCTTGTCAGGCATTCCGACAGGCAATGTCCATCACGGCGGCAGGTTAGAATTCAGTGAAGACGGCACGCTTTATGCGACTATCGGAGACGCATCCGAACCCGACCTTGCGCAGGACCCCGCTTCAGTCAACGGGAAGATTCTCCGTCTCAACGAATTCAATGAATTTGAAATCTACTCACTCGGCCACCGCAATCCACAAGGCTTGGCGTGGGACGGGGAGACGATGTATGCAGCAGAACACGGCCAATCCGCGAACGATGAAATCAATATCATCGAACAGGATGCCAATTATGGCTGGCCCGATATCGAAGGAGAAGAAACGGCGGATGGCTTAGAAGCACCTCTGGCGACGAGCGGCGCCGATGATACGTGGGCGCCAAGCGGGATCGATTTCCATGACGGTGTACTGTATATCGCAGCGCTTCGCGGGACGGCGATCAAAGTGCTGGATCCGGAATCAGCAGAAATCACCGATTCCATCGAAGGCTACGGCCGCATCCGCGACGTCCATTCCGACGGCGACGATTTGTATTTCATCACGAATAATACCGACGGCCGGGGCACCCCGACAGAAGGCGACGACAAATTGTATATTTTAAATGAACAGTAA